The Brassica rapa cultivar Chiifu-401-42 chromosome A10, CAAS_Brap_v3.01, whole genome shotgun sequence genome segment TTACATAACATGAATGCATAACTGAAACAAAGATTCGAGCTTTAGAGGATCTAACCAGCAACTATTACCGAATCCCACTCggttttgcctttttttttgaattgtttcAGATCCCAATTTCAATTAACTCACTTAGATCTTGAAACAATGATTTTCGTCGTGGTGATTGGCAAATCAGTCTCGTCTCTACCTTTATCAGACACGGAGGCGCATTTCGTTGGAGATTTAGTCGGCACCTCCTTTACATAATCAGAAGCAGGCTTCAGAATCTCCACAGTGGTTGCAGAAACAGTACCAGAAGTGGGTGTTGACATACTATTTTCAGAGAAATCTCAACAGATGgggaatagagagagagagatcgctTCCATAAAACTGCAAAGTAGAGAGAGCGTTTGGTCTGATCGAGAAGAAGCTTTTCAAATCGAAACAAAGCATTGAAGACGACAtcgtgggggggggggggagtgagTCAATGTGATTAAAGACAAAGCCATGACGCGGACCATTACAGGTCGTGAGATGAAGCGCAAACGTCACCGCCTAGCCACCGCACGGAGAGGAGAGACGAACGTCTTTTCTTCGCTTCAGCCGTATTAGGGTTAGAGGCGACATTCATCTCAGCGGGCCGGATAAATCTTCCAGTTTCAAAGCCCAATCCTACAAAACGCGATCGAAGTCCAAGACGGCGTAGTTAAATGATACGATGTGTTTTGGCTCAGATTGGCACGTGTCGACTCCTCAATAATCGACTTTCTGACATAGATCCCATGTGGCATCATGTGAGTGAAGAAAACAtctttttatatgtatatatatatagatatagataTCAAAAGCTTTGGTTAATTTGTAGTAGTATTCGTTTTGGGTTCTTAAACTATTGTGAAGATTTCTTAATTAATCTAATTGGTTCTCTTCCAATATTtccaatttattattattattaactcTAAATGCTACAATGTTATAGAAAGATTTATATTCTAACACctctatttttattctaaactaaatatttcttttatttatatttagaaacatatactaaaatattttttacttattttaaaaagGCTGGAAACAGTTTTTAAGTGATTTTCATTTTCTGATTTGTTTTAAAGTAATTTTACATTTTGaatgaaaaaatatgaaatatgaaacattttcttaattaatttataacaaataatTAATTTGTGAATTTTGATAATTATAATCAATAATGTGCAACTTTCAAATTTGTATGCATTATGTCAAAAGAGTACCAAATTGTAGACATTATacataaataacaaatatttgtAGCCAGCTTATACAAGTCACAATTATTTTTTCTCTGATTCTCAGAATGGGCAAATGGCATCGTGGTTCTTGTCATGGTCATGGCGGTGTCACATTTTGGCCTTTCTCACTTCCTACTGTTGATGGTGGGTCACTTGACTTACTATCGGTAGTGTTGTTTGGCTGATGTTTAAGTGCAGGTTGGTAGAGTTGTCTTCGGTCAGTGTGTGGCAATAAGGTCAGCCCGTGCTTCGGCAGCAAAGGTGTATGCTTCGTCAGGTTTCTGGCCACTTATGGTTAGTGTCCTCTACTGATATCTCTTTTGTCGTCTTGTTCTTACGAGTCGGTGAAGATTACAGGTTTGACAAATTCGTCGGGATCCGGTACTCTGGAAATGGGAATTTCTAGAATTTAAGACAACGAGGTGAATCTCCAGTTCACGTGGCTTTTTTCAATTGCTGAGAACGGTAACCGATGCTCGATTTGGATCCAGACTAGTGGAACGTGTCAGAGTGATGAGTCGAATGAAACTAGTTTAGAAAAATTAAGTTTCTTGCGGTTTTATTCGAATCAGTTTGTAATTGGAACCTATTCCTGATTTGGGttgaatatttaatatttaatttatataaaaaaaaatatttgcggTAGTCCAATGGATTTTCATTCCTCATTAGACACGAGACAAAAATGAACTGAGACAATGTAAAATGTATTGATGAAAACAATGAAAGCGTTCCATAAACAGTTGTTTATTGCTGAACAAGTCAGAACTTTTTCTCTATGGTTAACAGTTATAACTTAAAAGTAATGCAGATTACAACATTAAACAAAAGACATTTATATGTTCTGTGGAcacatttttgtttgttttgtattatgctgaaaaataaaaataaaattattttcaataaaataattgtagTGGGCTTTTTTTAACTCTAGTGTATCCACAATGCCAccaatatacaaatataaatgCAATAAGCCTCTCTCTGTCAATAAAAGGGCAAGAGGAGAGCAAAGTACCAAACTTTTTCTCTCCGGGTTTCCTCTCAATAATTTCACCTTTGGGCTCTGCTTTCTTATGTTCACCTTTTCCTACTCTTCTCTGAAATCCCCATTTCCTATTTCCAAAACTTTCTCTAACAAAAGTGCAAGAACACAAAATGTATGCAGATTCAGGGTTAATGCTCCGTTACATGCAAAACTGTTCTCCAGATATTCAACAATTTGAAGACCTCTTCAAACCATACAAGCTCTCAGATGCTGAAATGGTTAGAATTTTGATTCtccatttttcattttcattttcactTGTGATGActattctttttatttagttgatttatagattttgtgtTTTCCTCAGAAGATTCTGATAGGGGTTGGTCTTTCTGATGTAATCAactttctttcttcctctcttttgAAGTGTTAAGAAGATGAGAAAAGCAAATTTGTCTACTAGTGAAGTTGAATTTTccagagacaaaaaaaaaaagaaaaaaaacttgtgGTGTGAACTGTTAAGTGGCTGTGTGGCCACTTGATGAGATATTTTTGTTCTGCTGACCTGACCACAAGTGTGTTTTGGCTACTGCTGAGAAAGTTGAGTAGGAAAAAAATtaggtctttttttttgttctttggaCAGAAGAAAAAAGAGAATCTTTTTGATAAAACAGAATCTTCTTGTGCAGCAAAAAGCCAGTTCTTTCTTTTGCCCGTgagagataaaaaaaagagtAGTTTTCTCGGGAAAACCAAAGAAACCTTTTTTTTATGAGAGTTGTTTCTTTTTCACATGAGATTCCACAATATCTGGAACATGAGAGATTCCGTGTTCCTCAAGACTTGTTCTTTAACCCTTAACAAAGAAATGGGTTTGTTTCATTGGCTCCACTAAAAGATTCGCTATACCCTTTCCACTTACAAAAAGATCCGTACTTTACTGTCTCAATGTCTCGAACTATGTTCTGTTCTGTTTTGTGTTGTGGTCTTTGATTCTGATGTTACTTTGTGATTGTGACTTTCTCCAGAACAACGCTTTTGCTGAGTCATCAAACATGCATGAGTATGATATCGGAGAAGAAGGAGATCTGTTCAAAGCTCCTGATCCAATTCTTGAAGAACCAATCTTAGCCGTTGATCCACTCTCAGCTGCCTTAACCATGATCTCTTGCGGTGAAGACTCTTCCCAAGGGCTTTGTGAGCTTCCTGATCTCGATCTCGGGTCGTTACAAAGTGGTCAGCAGCTTCTTGATAAAGCTTTCTATGAATGTGAGCAAGATCTCATGATGAAGTCAGCTATGGAGTCTACGTTCTCTGATGTGCTAGACATCAAGAACATCTCTGATGTGTTAGATGTCAAGAACGTCTCTGATGTGTTAGACATCAAGAACGTCTCTGTGGTGACGGCCATAGATGAGAAGCAGGATATGCAGAAGAGCGTAAGCTCGGGGAATTTGAGCTCTATGGATTGGTCACAGGCACAGCAGGAGGCTGTTGTGATTCAGAACTTTCCTGATTTTGCTCAGCTAGATTTTAGTTCTGATTATGGGATGCGAAGAGCCTTTAGTGAAGGTGACATACAGGTTCGAACGATTTTGTGAACCTTTATTTTGTTAAATCTTTTTTAGAGTCTAGATGAATATGAATAGTCTGATTTGTGTGTATCTTCTTGATGAGCAGAAACTCGGGACTGGTCTTGTTCCATCTCCATTAGATAGGATTATTGTGAGTTGTACTTCGGAGGATCGACGTGAGAAGCTATCCCGATACAGGAACAAGAAGAGCAGGCGAAATTTCGGGCGCAAAATCAAggtatacaaaacaaaacacttgAACATCCTATAAAAAATAAACGTTGTAAGGACCTCTAACTAATTGAgaactaatctttttttttaactcaaagtAACTTGTTTTGTTTGGTGTCAGTATGCTTGTAGGAAAGCTCTTGCGGATAGCCAACCAAGGATCCGAGGAAGGTTTGCGAAAACAGAGGAGAGGAAGTAGAA includes the following:
- the LOC103844818 gene encoding putative zinc finger protein CONSTANS-LIKE 11 isoform X1; translated protein: MYADSGLMLRYMQNCSPDIQQFEDLFKPYKLSDAEMNNAFAESSNMHEYDIGEEGDLFKAPDPILEEPILAVDPLSAALTMISCGEDSSQGLCELPDLDLGSLQSGQQLLDKAFYECEQDLMMKSAMESTFSDVLDIKNISDVLDVKNVSDVLDIKNVSVVTAIDEKQDMQKSVSSGNLSSMDWSQAQQEAVVIQNFPDFAQLDFSSDYGMRRAFSEGDIQKLGTGLVPSPLDRIIVSCTSEDRREKLSRYRNKKSRRNFGRKIKYACRKALADSQPRIRGRFAKTEERK
- the LOC103844818 gene encoding putative zinc finger protein CONSTANS-LIKE 11 isoform X2, encoding MHEYDIGEEGDLFKAPDPILEEPILAVDPLSAALTMISCGEDSSQGLCELPDLDLGSLQSGQQLLDKAFYECEQDLMMKSAMESTFSDVLDIKNISDVLDVKNVSDVLDIKNVSVVTAIDEKQDMQKSVSSGNLSSMDWSQAQQEAVVIQNFPDFAQLDFSSDYGMRRAFSEGDIQKLGTGLVPSPLDRIIVSCTSEDRREKLSRYRNKKSRRNFGRKIKYACRKALADSQPRIRGRFAKTEERK